CCACACGCAACCAAGCCCGCACGACCCAGACCACCCCGAGAAGCGAAACCCGGTTGCAGTAGCCGGCCCCTGCACCGTACCCCAGTAAAACAAAAACCGCGTTTCTGAACCAGAAACGCGGTTTTCAGCAGAGAGGATGGGATTCGAACCCACGATGACCTTTTGGGCCATACACACTTTCCAGGCGTGCTCCTTCGACCACTCGGACACCTCTCTGGATGCTGGGAAGTGGAGCAAAATAACACCCGATTTTTGGGATACGCAAGTTTCCGCCGCCCGCAGTCCTGATTTCGCGGCCGCACGAGTACCCCGGAGCTGGGCGCTGGCAACGGCAGAACGATTCCCAGGCCAGTCGTTCGGGCGGGCCGGGGCGGGGCTCCGGGGTACCCCTTCGTTTATATCGGGGTGATTTCGCCGCGCAGGTCCTGGCCGAGCAGGCGGCGGGTGGTGGCTTCGTCGCGCTCCAGGCCCAGCACAAACATGAGCTTGGTGATGGCCGCTTCCACCGTGATGTCGTCGCCGCCGATGACGCCCAGCTCGGTGAGATGGGAGCTAGTTTCGTAGCGGCCCTGCACCACGCGGCCCTCCTCGCACTGGCTGACGTTGAGCAGCTGCACGCCCCGCTCGCGGGCCGCGCGCAGGCACTCCACAAACCAGGGCGCCGTGGGGGCGTTGCCCGAGCCGTAGGTTTCGAGCACGCAGCCGCGCAGGTCGTCGGCGCCGAGCTGGGCCTGCACCTGGCGCTCGGTGATGCCGGGAAACAGCTTGAGGATGGTGACCCGGTCGTCGAGGCGCTGGTGGGCGCGCAGGGGCGCGGCGGGCAGCAGGCGGATTTGCTTGTCGTTGAACTCCAGCTCGATGCCGGCCTTGGCCAGGGGCGGGTAGTTTTCGGAGCGGAAGGCGTTGTACTGTTGGCTTTCCACCTTCTTGGCCCGGTTGCCGCGGATGAGCAGCTCGTTGAAGAACACGCACACTTCGGGCACGCGCACGGTGCCGGCCCTGGGGTAGCGGGCGGCAGCCATTTCGAGGGCCGTTACGAGGTTGCGGCGGGCGTCGGTGCGGATGCGGCCCACGGGCACCTGGGCCCCGGTGAACACCACGGTTTTGCCCAGGTTTTCGAGCAGGAAGCTGAGCGCCGCCGCCGAGTAAGCCATGGTGTCGGTGCCGTGCAGCACCACGAAGCCGTCGTAGCGGGTGTAATTGTCGCGGATGAGGGCGGCCAGCCGGAGCCAGTCGGCCACGGTGATGTTGCTGGAGTCGATGGGCGGGCCCAGGTTCACCACGTGTACCTGCATGTGCAGCTGGTGCAGCTCGGGCATCTTCCGCCGAATGTGCTCGAAGTTCATGGGCACCAGCTCGCCTTGCTTGTTGTACGCCATGCCGGCCGTGCCGCCGGTGTAAATAACCAGGATAGAAGTTTCGAGCAAAGTGATGGGGTGATGGGGTGATGAGGCGAAGATAAGCAGAACGTCCTGCTGAGCTTGTCGAAGCATCTCTTCCGCTTCGTCCTCCCGATTGAGATTAGCCCGCGGGAGAGATGCTTCGACAAGCTCAGCATGACGTTCCTTCTTACCTGTCACCTGTCACTTGTTACCTGTCACCCCATCACCTTGTCCAAACAGCTCCTGGGTGGTGCGGGTGGTGGCTTCGGCTACTTCTTCCACGTCCTTGCCCAGCAGCTCGGCCACGCGGTGGGCCACCAGGGGGAGGTAGGCGGGCTCGTTGCGCTTACCGCGGTGGGGCGCGGGGGCTAGGTAGGGGCAGTCGGTTTCGAGCAGCAGGTGCTCCAGGCCCACGTGGGGCAGCACCTGGTCGAGGCCGCCGTTCTTAAAGGTAGCCACGCCCCCGATGCCCAGCTTGAAGCCCAGGCGAATTACTTCCTCGGCCTCGGCCAGGGTGCCCGAAAAGCAGTGGAACACCCCGCGCAGGGTGCCGTCCTGGGCGGCCGTTACCAGGTCGGCGGTCTGGCGGAAGGCGTTGCGGGTGTGCAGCACCACGGGCAGGCGGTGCTGCCGGGCCATAGCCAGCTGGATGCGCAGGGCTTCCTGCTGCTCGGGCAGGTGGCTTTGGTCCCAGTACAGGTCGATGCCGCACTCCCCTACTGCCGCAAACGGGCGCCGGCCCAGCCAGTCTTCCACCTCGTAAAGCTGCCGCTCGAAGTGCTTGCCCACCGAGCACGGGTGCAGGCCCATCATGGCCTGGCACTGCTGGGGGTGGCGCGCTTCGGTTTCCAGCAGGGCATCAATGCTGGTGTGGTCGATGTTGGGCATGTAAATGGTCCGGACTCCGGCCTCCAGGGCCCGCAGCAGCATGGCTTCCTGGTCGGGCTTGAACTGCTCGGAGTAGACGTGGGCGTGCGAATCGGTCAGGTGCATGGGTGCAAAGGTAGTAAGCCCCACCCCTGCGGTAACTGCCTAACCTGCCGCTGGCAGCGTTATGCTGCCGCTGGCATGACGAGGGGTTCATTGCCGGGAGGGGAGGGGGCGGGCACGGGCGCTTGGAAGGAAATGCCGGTGCCGTGGCCGGGGCGGGAGCGGATGGATAGGGTGCCGCCCAGCAGCTCGACGCGGGAGCGGATGCTGGCCAGGCCCAGGCCTTGCCGGCTCTGGGTTACGTGCTCGGGCTCGAAGCCTACGCCGTCGTCTTCCACACACACGTACACCTGGCCGTCGGCGCGGCTTACCTCCACGAATACCTCCCGGGCCTGGGCGTGCTTCATTACGTTGTTGAGCAGCTCCTGCACCATGCGGTACAAGGCTATCTGGAGCGTGGCGGGCAGGGGCTCTTGCAAGCCGTGCAGGTTCAGGTCGACGGCCAACTGGTGGGGCGGAATGCGCTTTACCAGGTCCTGTAGGGCCGCTTCCAGCCCAAAGTCTGCCAGGATGCCCGGCGTCAGCTCAAACGAAATGGTGCGCGTGGCCCGGATGGCTTCCTCGAGCAGGCGCTGGCTGGCCTGCACGGGCTCGGTTGGGGCCAGGCTGGCCATGCTCAGCTTGGTGGCGTACAGCAGCTGCCCCACGCCGTTGTGCAGGCTTTCGGCAATGCGGCGGCGCTCCTCTTCCTGGGCTTTCAGAACGGCTTCCAGCACCAGCTGCTGCTGGCGGACCTTGAGCTGGGTGGCCTCGGCCTGGAGGCGGGTTTGCTCGGTTACGTCGTGGAGCACGAGCAAGGCCCCGGCGCCCTCGGGCAGGGGCAGCGGCCGGGCATAGAGGTCGAGCCACACGCCGCCGGACCGGCTGCTGTAGTAGCCCAGGCGCGCAAAGTCCTCGCCGCCCAGAACCCGCTCCACCAGGGCTTGCAGGGCATCGGGGGCCGGCTGGCCCAGCAGCTGCGACACCTCCGGGAGGCTCAGGCCCAGCACTTGCCCGGCCGCCAGGCCCGAGAGCCGCTCGGCGGCCTGGTTCCAGGCCAGCACCCGCCCCTGGGCGTCCAGGGCAATGATGCCGTCGACGCTGTGCGCGAGCAGGCCCTGGATAAGGTCCCGCTCGTGCTGCAATTGCAGGCGCCGCTGCTCCGATTCCGTCACGTCGATGGCAAACACCACGCCCTGCTGGCGCTGCTGGTCGAAGAAGCCGTAGTTCTGGAAGTACACGGCCTGGCCCTGGTACTCGGCCGAGCCCAGGAAGTTGATTTGTTGGCCGGCCAGCAGCTGGCGGGTGGGCTCGATCAAGGTCGGAAACACGTCGAACACGCTACGGCCGACCAGCTGATTGTCCTGCACGCCCACGCGGCGCAGCCCCTGCCCTACCAGCTCCAGGTACTCGCCCTGGGGCGAGAGGCGGCCCAGCACCACGGGCATGTTGGCCACGATGTGCTCCAGCAGGCGGTTTTTGTAGCTCAGCTCCTGCTCGGCTTCGCGGCGGGCCGTGATGTCGCGCACCAAGCCCAGCAGGCGCCCGCCCCGGCGAGCTTCGTCGGTGAGCACCCGGCCGGTCATGGTTACGTGGCGCACGGCCTCGTCGGGGCCCGCCAGCACGCGGTACTCGGTTTCCAGAGCCGTCTGGCCGGGGCGCAGGTTGGTTATCAATTCCAGCAGGCGGCCCTGGTCGTCGGGATGCACCCGCGCCAGTACCTCCTCCGAAGGCACGGGGTTGTTCCGGAATGGATGGCCGAAGATGGCCTGGGCCCGCTCGTCCCAGTACAGCTGGTCGGTGGTCAGGTTCCAGTCAATCACGCCCATGGCCGAGGCTTGCAGGGCATCTCGCAGGCGCTCCTGGCTTTCGCGCACCAGGGCAGCGGCCCGCTTCGGCTCGGTGATGTCGCGCCAGGTGGCGTGCACCAGGGGCGAGTTGCTGCCGGTTTCGGGAATAACGGTGAGCAGAATGTCGGTCCAGAGCTCCTCGCCAGTGCTGCGCAGCCGTACCCACTCGAAGCGGCAGTGGCCAATGCGCAGGGCCTGCTGCCAGTAGGCTTCGGCCAACACCGCCGAGTGTTGGCCGCCGGGCTGGATTTCGGGCGAGAAAGCGGTAGCCGGCTGGCCCAGCAGCCGGCTTTTGTCGGGGAGTGCCAGCAGGTGCAGCGCGGCTTGGTTGCAGTTCGCGAAGCGGTTGTCGCGCATAAGCAGCATCCCGTCGCTGTTGGCTTCAAACAGGGTCCGGAAGCGTTGCTCGCTCAGGGCCAGGGCTTGCTGGGTGCGATGCTGCTCCGTGATGTCGAGCAGGGCCAGGTTGCACCGGGGTTCTTCCAGATGAGCCGGGTTAGGCGCCACCGTGCCTTCCAGATGGGCCACGAAGGGGGTGCCATCGTCGCGGCGCATTTCCAGCACGGTGGTCTGGCGCTGCTCAGAGGTTAGCACGGCCTGCACAAAATCAGCGAAGGCGGTGCGGTGGGTCAGGTTTACGAACAAAGCCAGCCGGCGGCCCAGCAAGTGCTGGCGCACGGTGCCCAGCAGCTGGCTGGCCCGCAGGTTGAGCTGCTCGATGGTGCCATCGGGGCGCAGGGAGCAGTAGCCCACCGGCGCAAACTCGTAGAGGTCGACGTAGCGGGCCCGCGACGTTTCGGCGTCAACCTGGGCCAGCAACAGCTCCTCGTACTGCATTTCCAGCTCAATCTGGTGTACTTGCAGCTCCTGCACCAGGCGCTGTACCTCAGCCGAGACGTCGGCTGGCAGACCTTGCGTTACTAGCTGGCGGCGCTCGGCCTGCTGGCGCAGGTCGCGCAGGGCCTCGTGGGGGTTGGCGTACGGGTGCGCCGATTCGCTAGGGTCGTTGGTTGTCATAGCGGTAGGGAAAGAAGAACGGACGGCTACCTCCGGACCTTCATCCGCGACGCAGCTGGAAAATCAAATTGATTAACAGAAATATACTACGAAGCGGGATAGAAAACCGGTAGTTTGTTCTGCTGCGCAGGTGGCGCAGTACGCCAGGGTGCGCAGCCGCAGTCGAGCCGGAGCTAAGGCCGGTCCTGCTACATCGGGCGTCGACTTGTCGAGCAAAGGTCGCCGCAGGCAAGCAGCTCACGTGCTGACGCTAGAGGCTAATCGTCCTGCTTCATCTGGCGTCCGCGCAGCCGGAGGCGAAGTCGAACCGTAGGAAGGCGTAAGCCAAGCATCTCTACCGCTTCGGTGCAGTCGTCAGAAATTACCTCCAGTAGAGATGCTTCGACAAGCAGACGCCAGATAGAGCATGACAATAGCACTACAACGAAGCGGGAGAGATGCTTGCCGGCGGCGACCTTTGATTGGGCAAGCTGGGCAGGACGATACCATGTCACTCCCAGCACGCACGCCGCGTCAACGTCGTGTCGCAGGACCAGCTAGTCACTTCCACTCACTGAGGCGGCCGCCCCGAAGGCTGTACACGTTGCGTTACGGGGCCGGAGTTTTTAGGGTTTCTATGCTTTCAATGCCCAGCAGCACCCGGCCGGTGGGGCTGCCCTCGTGCAGCACGCAGCGGCCGTAGAGCAGCAGCCGGCAGCGGCCCCGGCCCGGTAGCTTCACTTCCAGAGGCAGGTGGTCGAAACTGGTAATGGTGCAGTCGGCGTCCAGTAGGCTTTCCAGGTGGCGACGCAGGTCGCGCTGGTTCCACTCCGAGCCCAGCAGCTCAATCGGCACGCCGGCCAGGGCCTCGGTGGTGGTGCCAAGGGCGGAGGCAAAGGCGCGGTTGCTGAAATAGATGCGCAGGTGCTGGCCAAAAACTACAACAGGTTGGATCAGGGTTTCCTGCATGCTGGTGGCAAAGTAGGCGGCTTCCTGCAAGCGGTTTTCCAACTCTTTCAAGCCCGTTACGTCGGTGAAGGTGATGACGGCCCCGCTGATGTAGTTGTCGAGGGTGCGGTAGGGCAAAATGCGCATAGTGTACCACTCACCGTTGGTGGTTTGAATGGTGGTTTCCAGGCTCACCAGCCGCTCCAGCACCTGCTGCACGTCCTGCACCAGGTAATTGTAGCGCAGATTGGAGGCAAAGTGGGTGATGGGCCGGCCCAGGTCGGAGGGCACCAGCGGGATAACGCGGTCCACGCGGGGCGTAAACCGCTTCACGGTCATGTCGTTGCCGAGGAAGATGATGGCTATTTCGGTGGCGTCGAGCAAGTTCTTCATGTCGTTGACCGATTGGCTCAACTCCTCGGTTTTGGCCAGGTGCTGCATGTTTAGGGTTAGCAGCTCCTCGTTCAGGCTCTGCATTTCCTCCTTGTTGGTCATGGCCTCCTCGTTGGTGCTTTGCAGCTCCTCGTTGGCCGATTGCAGCTCCTCGTTAGTGCTTTTCAGCTCCTCCAGCGAGCTGTCCATCTCCTCGACGCTGGTTTGCAGGCGCTGCTTGGTGTACTGTAGCTCTTCGTTGAGGGCCTCTACTGCGGCGTCGCGGCTCAGTTCGGCGCTGGGCACGGCCTTGCCCAGGCGTACCTTGCGCGGGGTAGGCTGGTCTTCAAAAGCCACCAGCAGCAGGCCGGCCAGTTGCTCGGGCTCGTGCAGGGGGCGCACGCACAGGCGCAGCAATTGGTAGCCACCATCGTGGCGCACCCGCACGTTGTCCACGGTTACGTCTTCGCGGCCCTGGATGGCCCGGTGCACGGCCCCGCTGATTTCAAAGTTCAGCTCCTCGCGGACCATGTCAAACAGGTTCATGCCGCTCAGGCCGGGGGCCGGCTCCAGGTAGCGGCCCGTGCGCCCGTGCACGTACAGGATTTCGCCTTTGGGGTTGATAACCACCGCCGGCGGAGTGTACAGGTTCAGCAGCAGCTTCTGGATAAGGCTGGCGAAGGTGCCGCCGTCGCGACGGGAAGCGGAAGAAGCTGGATTCATGAACAGAGGAGTAAGGGGCGCGGCCGTCGTGGCCGGGTGGCGCGACAAGCCCGACGGGAAACTGGCCAGCCGCGGCACCGTCACGGCCGCGTCGGTACGGCGCGAAATCTTCCATTTCAGGTCCAGGGGCTGAAACAAGTTCTGGAAGCCCGTCACGTTTTCGCTGGGCCCCAGAAACAGCAGGCCACTGGGGTTGAGGGCGTAGTGAAATACGGGCAGCAGGTTTTTTTGTAGCTCAGCCGAGAGATAAATCAGCAGATTGCGGCAGCAGAGCAGGTCCAGCCGGGTAAAGGGGGCGTCCTTGTTGATGTTGTGCAGGGCAAACACCACCACGTCGCGCACTTCCTTGCGAATCTGGTACCGGCCGTCGGCTTTGTAGAAGAAGCGCCGCAGCCGCTCCGGGCTCACGTCGGCCTCAATGTTTTCGGGGTAGAGGCCGGTACGGGCCGCGTCGATGCCTTCGGCCGAAATGTCGGTGGCAAACAGCTGGAGCTTGAGGTAGCGGCCGGGGTCGGCCTCCTCCAGCAGCTCCAGTAGCACAATGGCCAGGGAGTAGGCCTCCTCGCCGGTGGAGCAGCCCGGCGCCCATACCCGGATAGTGGCGTCGGTTTCCTTGGCCAGCACCAGGGGCCGCAAGTGGTTTTTGAGGCTCTCGAAGGCCTCAGGGTCGCGAAAAAACTTGGTTACCCCAATCAGCAGCTCCTTAAACAGGTGCTCCACCTCCTGGGGGCTTTCCTGGAGGTAGCGCACGTACTGGCCGAACTCCTTGATTTGGTGGGAGTTCATGCGCCGCTCGATGCGCCGGAACACCGTGTTGCGCTTGTAGAGGCTGAAGTCGTGCCCGGTTTGGGAGCGGATGAGCAGAAAGATTTTCTGGAGGGCGTGGGCCGGCTTGGTGTCCGACTCCTCGGCCAGCTCGCGCGGGGGGCGGGCCAGCAGGGGGCGCTCCACGTACTCCAGCAGCTTGGCCGGCATCTGCTCCGGAGGCAGTACAAAGTCCACAAACTCGGTGGCCAGGGCGGCCCGCGGCATGGCGTCGAAGGCGGCCGTGGCGGGGTCCTGCACCATCACCATCCCGAAGTTCTCCATGATGAGCTTCAGGCCCGTGGCGCCGTCGGAACCCAGGCCCGAGAAGATGATGCACACGGCCCGCTCGCGGGCGTCCTTGGCCAGAGTTTGCAGAAAGAAGTCGATGGGCAGGCGGCGGCCAGGGGGCTGGGTGGGCTGGAGCAGCAGCAGCCGCCCGTGCAGCACGCTCAGGTACCGGTCGGGCGGAATGACGTAGACGTGGTTGGGGCGCAGGCGCAGCCCGTCGCGGGCCTCCACCACCGGCATGGCCGTGAAGCCCTGCAACACCTGCACCAGCTCGCCGTCCTGGGCGGGCATCAGGTGGGTGACGACGACAAAGGCCAGGCCGCATGTGGCAGTCAGGTTCTGGAAAAACCGCTCGAAAGCTTCCAGGGAGCCCGCCGAGCCGCCCAGCGCCACAATGGAAAACTTGTACGCGACATCGGGCAGCCGGTCTTCGCCGGGCGCCACCAGGGCACCAGAAACGCGGGAATTGGGTGGGTCGAGGGCAGAAAAAGGCTCCATACTTCACAAAAGGCGCAACGACTACTGAACCTACGTAAAACCGCGGATGGTGCCGCCAGGTTCAGGGCCCAAAACTATCGAATTCGGCGGCTGAGTTGTGCCGTTTATAATTCGGCACCTTGCATCCAGGGCAGTTTCGGGAGCAGCCTACCCGCCCCTTGGGTCGCGCAGTGGCGAAACGTAGCCCCGGCTGCCAAGTCTACGCACGCTGCCGCACACGGCTCACAGCCCTTCCAGGCATGGCGCAGCGACGCCCCCGAAACGCCAGGGCGCGAGCAGTAGGGGCGCGGGCGGGGTGAGGGTGTGCTTGCGCACTTAGGGGTCTTTTTCCCACCGCAGGGCCGAGTGGTGCCCGACGTCGGTGCCGTTCCACTCCCGCCACGCCGCGGCCTGCCGCAGTTCGTAGACCCGCAGCGCGCCACTGCCCCCACCCGTCAGAAGGCAAAGCTTCCATACTGAGTGGAGCGGTGGCGTGCTGTGAGCTACTGTATTCTTATTCGGTGGCTTCGCAACAGAGCCAGTCAAGCTTACGACCGTCAGAGCAAGAAACTGAAAAGCGTATTGGCAGCAGAGTAAGTTTCCATACTGCGCTACACGGCTAAACGCACACAAACTTTGTGTTGGCAGGAGCAATTCTCCGCTTATCAATCCTCCGCCGATATTAGGCAGCGTGTTCTGTTTCAAACCGCTGTTTATAGGTGGCCTGCATTTCTGAAGACCACGCCGGCTGTAACGGACTAGTAAGTTGCCGCAGCAACTGGCGTAGATACGGCCCTCGCCACCGGCCCGACACGTCAAGTTGTTCCACCGCGTCCAAGAACCGCTGCCGCTCAGGCCATTGTTCAAAGTAGTACTTATTAAGGTACCGGTAGTTGTATTCGTGCAGCGGGTCGGCGGGGTCGTCGGTAAACCAATCGGTGAATATTAAGTTGGCTGGGTTTTTATAGTTTTCTATTACTGCCTCCGTGCCGCTGATATAACACGTGTGGGCGGCTTGGCGCCGCTCTCGTTCGGCCAAACGCGCCAGGGCTGCATCGTGCAGTGGGTGGGCGTCGAAGTGTTCGGTGTGGAACACGGCATCGTTGAAGATATAGAGCGGGTCGAGTTCATTGGGCACGAAATAGCTAAAGGCGACTGTGCGGGGTGAGTCGGTTGGCTCAACGGGCTGGCCGCACAGCGGGCATAGCGTTTTTCCTTCGATGTAAATTGCCATGGTAGTGCGCGTTGTTAATAATCGGAAACGGTAATCTCTGCTCCGTTTTGGTAGAGCGTCGTTCGTTGTCCGTCGTGGTAGACGTATTATTTAGATTGACCAAGAATTTCGAGGGCCTCACGGTCGGCTACGCTCGGCGTGTTAATGGCGCCGCGCGGCACCGGCGGGTGGGTGTGCCCAAACAGCACTTTCGTGTCGGCCGGCAGTATTATGCCCTTGCTCCCTCCCGACACTAAATAGGTGACGCCATCGGTGCGCTTGATAACAGCATGCTCTACGCCTTCGCTGAAAGTTAGGTATTTGGCCTCGGACACGATGCCGGCAATGGATTCGCCTTTAGTAATAATGCGCACAACCTGAGCCGGGCGCACATCCCCAGCAGCCGGAGTACCTATGATTAATTCTCTACGTCGGGATTTCTCTATTTCACTAGGCTGAGCCCGCAGCTCCTTGCTCGGCTCCACCGCCTGCACCACTTTCGGCGTGGCCTCCGCTGGCAGGTTCCACAGGCTGGGGGCGGGCAGCAGGGGCGGGGGTGGCGTCAAGGCCCGCTTGCGCACGTGGGGGTCTTTCTCCCACCACAGGGCCGAGTGGTGCTCGACGTCGGTGCCGTTCCACTCCCGCCACGCTGCGGCCCCGCTCAGCAGGGAAGATTGCCTTATGCTGGGCGGGGACGTTGGTGGACTGCCTTATTTCTGGCGGTTGACTCTGCGGCAGAGGCAGTTATGTTTCCGACGACATTAGTAAGACACCCCTTCTACTGGGCGGCCTCTACATAGGGGGTAAGCTTAGCACAGAAGTCGGCGAAGGAATCAGCGACGTAGTAGGTGTTGCCGTCCTCTTCGGTTGACTCCTCAAAAAAATGGGCGTGGTCCCAATAGTAAACACCTTTGTCTTCTCCGCTGGTGATGTAGGTTATCATTCCCCCGCCTGGATCAGTACCAATGATGACGGTTTTCTCTTGCAGTTCGTCGCCGTAATCCTTTGCCCAATAGGATAAGGTAAGAGCCCGGTTGCGGTGCGTGACTCCATAGAATACATCCATCATCACATGCTGACCAAGACCTTCGACAAAGAACCGGTCATCATCCACTCGGCCTCCATTGTTTTCGATTAGAAAGCTGCGATAATCGGCAGGCAGCGAAAAGCCAAGTTGCTGCTCTAATTCAGAAATAGCCGATTCCTCGTTTTTACCCCAGGATACAAAGGTCTTCATGGCTTCTTCTTATTTATTTTAGAACGGGTTGGTTTTGCTGGTGTCTGGCGAACGTCTTGTTTTTTTATGATGGAACGTGCCCCATAGTGGGTGAATCGTGCGTGTAAGTCCCTAGGCACTTCCTGCATAGTAGTCAAATTCTGGTGGTGATGCCACGTATTATCTTCCAGATTCCGACCAAGGGGAGCTAGTTTGTTAGCGGCTCTAAAATCGGCGTCACAATCACCGACCATATTAGGAATATCTATTTGTTGTCGTTCGTAGGAAGTAAAATCCGGAAAATGCCCCTCGTAGATAACCGAATTACACTCCCAATCGGTGTACCTCCAGTTGCCGTTGCCCAACTGTTCTATTGAACCGCCTTTACGATACCATTTAGCAACTGTGGGAGCATGTGGCGGTTTCTTCCGGGGGTTAAGGGCCGTCTTTGGTGGTTTCGGGACGAGCGGCGCGCCGGTCAGGGCGCTCAGCGCGGGGGAGGGCGGCGGGGCCTGGGGCGGGCGTGGCAGCGCCTCCGCTGGCAGGTTCCGCAGGCTGGGGGCGGGCAGCAGGGGCGGGGGTGGCGTCGAGGCCCGCTTGCGCACGTGGGGGTCCTTCTCCCACCACAGGGCCGAGTAGTGCTCGACGTCGGTGCCGTTCCACTCCCACCACGCCGCCGACAGGGCCAGCTCTAGCTCGTAAGCGGCCTCCCGCTCAGGCCGGCCGGGGCGGAAGCTGGTGCGGTAGAGGGTGCAGTGCGCATCGTAGAAGGCCAGGCGCCAGCGCACCTGCTCGCCTGCATAGATGACCAGCCAGCCGCTGCGCCGCAAGTGGCTGTCGGCGGCCCACTCGGTGAAGAAGCCGGCCATAGCGGCCAGGCCCACCAGCGTGAGGCGGATAGGCCGGTAATGCACCTCGCTGCTAGGCTGGCCGGTGTGGGCCAGGGGCTGCTCTAGGCGGCACCGGAACGTGACAACCGGCTCGGCCAGGCCGGCTACTTGGATTTCAGCATATAGCGCAAGCACGACGGATAGCATTGGTTAGCCTGCCAAAATAATCTTTTTTCTCCTGCGGGCGGGCAGGCTTCCAGAGGTTGCGCTTGGCGCAGGCCAGGCACGGTGGGAGCTGCTGGGTGGTTCGGGACGGGGGCGGCAAGCTCAACCAAAGCCTTTCTTGTTTTGCGCCCGTAGTATATTTCATGCCAGCCCTATTTCTTTTCCTTACCGGGCCCGGCTGGGCCCGCGCCGCTGGCAAC
This region of Hymenobacter sp. YIM 151500-1 genomic DNA includes:
- a CDS encoding asparaginase, giving the protein MLETSILVIYTGGTAGMAYNKQGELVPMNFEHIRRKMPELHQLHMQVHVVNLGPPIDSSNITVADWLRLAALIRDNYTRYDGFVVLHGTDTMAYSAAALSFLLENLGKTVVFTGAQVPVGRIRTDARRNLVTALEMAAARYPRAGTVRVPEVCVFFNELLIRGNRAKKVESQQYNAFRSENYPPLAKAGIELEFNDKQIRLLPAAPLRAHQRLDDRVTILKLFPGITERQVQAQLGADDLRGCVLETYGSGNAPTAPWFVECLRAARERGVQLLNVSQCEEGRVVQGRYETSSHLTELGVIGGDDITVEAAITKLMFVLGLERDEATTRRLLGQDLRGEITPI
- a CDS encoding TatD family hydrolase gives rise to the protein MHLTDSHAHVYSEQFKPDQEAMLLRALEAGVRTIYMPNIDHTSIDALLETEARHPQQCQAMMGLHPCSVGKHFERQLYEVEDWLGRRPFAAVGECGIDLYWDQSHLPEQQEALRIQLAMARQHRLPVVLHTRNAFRQTADLVTAAQDGTLRGVFHCFSGTLAEAEEVIRLGFKLGIGGVATFKNGGLDQVLPHVGLEHLLLETDCPYLAPAPHRGKRNEPAYLPLVAHRVAELLGKDVEEVAEATTRTTQELFGQGDGVTGNK
- a CDS encoding PAS domain S-box protein, whose product is MTTNDPSESAHPYANPHEALRDLRQQAERRQLVTQGLPADVSAEVQRLVQELQVHQIELEMQYEELLLAQVDAETSRARYVDLYEFAPVGYCSLRPDGTIEQLNLRASQLLGTVRQHLLGRRLALFVNLTHRTAFADFVQAVLTSEQRQTTVLEMRRDDGTPFVAHLEGTVAPNPAHLEEPRCNLALLDITEQHRTQQALALSEQRFRTLFEANSDGMLLMRDNRFANCNQAALHLLALPDKSRLLGQPATAFSPEIQPGGQHSAVLAEAYWQQALRIGHCRFEWVRLRSTGEELWTDILLTVIPETGSNSPLVHATWRDITEPKRAAALVRESQERLRDALQASAMGVIDWNLTTDQLYWDERAQAIFGHPFRNNPVPSEEVLARVHPDDQGRLLELITNLRPGQTALETEYRVLAGPDEAVRHVTMTGRVLTDEARRGGRLLGLVRDITARREAEQELSYKNRLLEHIVANMPVVLGRLSPQGEYLELVGQGLRRVGVQDNQLVGRSVFDVFPTLIEPTRQLLAGQQINFLGSAEYQGQAVYFQNYGFFDQQRQQGVVFAIDVTESEQRRLQLQHERDLIQGLLAHSVDGIIALDAQGRVLAWNQAAERLSGLAAGQVLGLSLPEVSQLLGQPAPDALQALVERVLGGEDFARLGYYSSRSGGVWLDLYARPLPLPEGAGALLVLHDVTEQTRLQAEATQLKVRQQQLVLEAVLKAQEEERRRIAESLHNGVGQLLYATKLSMASLAPTEPVQASQRLLEEAIRATRTISFELTPGILADFGLEAALQDLVKRIPPHQLAVDLNLHGLQEPLPATLQIALYRMVQELLNNVMKHAQAREVFVEVSRADGQVYVCVEDDGVGFEPEHVTQSRQGLGLASIRSRVELLGGTLSIRSRPGHGTGISFQAPVPAPSPPGNEPLVMPAAA
- a CDS encoding CheR family methyltransferase — protein: MEPFSALDPPNSRVSGALVAPGEDRLPDVAYKFSIVALGGSAGSLEAFERFFQNLTATCGLAFVVVTHLMPAQDGELVQVLQGFTAMPVVEARDGLRLRPNHVYVIPPDRYLSVLHGRLLLLQPTQPPGRRLPIDFFLQTLAKDARERAVCIIFSGLGSDGATGLKLIMENFGMVMVQDPATAAFDAMPRAALATEFVDFVLPPEQMPAKLLEYVERPLLARPPRELAEESDTKPAHALQKIFLLIRSQTGHDFSLYKRNTVFRRIERRMNSHQIKEFGQYVRYLQESPQEVEHLFKELLIGVTKFFRDPEAFESLKNHLRPLVLAKETDATIRVWAPGCSTGEEAYSLAIVLLELLEEADPGRYLKLQLFATDISAEGIDAARTGLYPENIEADVSPERLRRFFYKADGRYQIRKEVRDVVVFALHNINKDAPFTRLDLLCCRNLLIYLSAELQKNLLPVFHYALNPSGLLFLGPSENVTGFQNLFQPLDLKWKISRRTDAAVTVPRLASFPSGLSRHPATTAAPLTPLFMNPASSASRRDGGTFASLIQKLLLNLYTPPAVVINPKGEILYVHGRTGRYLEPAPGLSGMNLFDMVREELNFEISGAVHRAIQGREDVTVDNVRVRHDGGYQLLRLCVRPLHEPEQLAGLLLVAFEDQPTPRKVRLGKAVPSAELSRDAAVEALNEELQYTKQRLQTSVEEMDSSLEELKSTNEELQSANEELQSTNEEAMTNKEEMQSLNEELLTLNMQHLAKTEELSQSVNDMKNLLDATEIAIIFLGNDMTVKRFTPRVDRVIPLVPSDLGRPITHFASNLRYNYLVQDVQQVLERLVSLETTIQTTNGEWYTMRILPYRTLDNYISGAVITFTDVTGLKELENRLQEAAYFATSMQETLIQPVVVFGQHLRIYFSNRAFASALGTTTEALAGVPIELLGSEWNQRDLRRHLESLLDADCTITSFDHLPLEVKLPGRGRCRLLLYGRCVLHEGSPTGRVLLGIESIETLKTPAP
- a CDS encoding SMI1/KNR4 family protein, which translates into the protein MKTFVSWGKNEESAISELEQQLGFSLPADYRSFLIENNGGRVDDDRFFVEGLGQHVMMDVFYGVTHRNRALTLSYWAKDYGDELQEKTVIIGTDPGGGMITYITSGEDKGVYYWDHAHFFEESTEEDGNTYYVADSFADFCAKLTPYVEAAQ
- a CDS encoding HNH endonuclease, whose protein sequence is MLALYAEIQVAGLAEPVVTFRCRLEQPLAHTGQPSSEVHYRPIRLTLVGLAAMAGFFTEWAADSHLRRSGWLVIYAGEQVRWRLAFYDAHCTLYRTSFRPGRPEREAAYELELALSAAWWEWNGTDVEHYSALWWEKDPHVRKRASTPPPPLLPAPSLRNLPAEALPRPPQAPPPSPALSALTGAPLVPKPPKTALNPRKKPPHAPTVAKWYRKGGSIEQLGNGNWRYTDWECNSVIYEGHFPDFTSYERQQIDIPNMVGDCDADFRAANKLAPLGRNLEDNTWHHHQNLTTMQEVPRDLHARFTHYGARSIIKKQDVRQTPAKPTRSKINKKKP